The DNA region ATTCGCGGATCGAGCGCCGCTCGAACAGCCCGCGCTCGAGGGAATAGCGGCTGCGGATTTTAGGTTTGGGAAGAGGGATGATCTTCGTGTCGGACGCTTTTTTCGATGTCATTCAGTAGGCTCCAACAATGTCTGGCAGAAGAAAGGCATACAGACTACTTCACTTTTCGTCCGATGCACAGAAGATAGAGGGCATCGGCTTTGGTTTGAACCAGTTCCTGCAAGGTCTCGTCGTGGAACGCGCCGATGGGCACCGCCCCCAATCCGAGAGCTTCGGCCTGCAGGAGAACGTTCTGCGCGACGTGTCCCGCTTCGAGCGTGACGTATCTCTGGGCGCGCGTTCCATAGCGGCGGGCGGTACGCTCGACGACGGCGGTCACGACGATGGCCACGGCGCTCTGTTCGACCGCCGATTGCGGTGCGGCCAGAGCCAGCTTGGGCATGGGATCGCCGAGAAATACGGGTTCAAGCGTGTGCGCTCCCAGAGTGAATGAGGGGAAATAGTGATACACTCCCGGTTCGAGTCCGCTGACGCGCTTGATGACCGCATAGATTTCGGTGGGAAACGTGGCTCCCGCCGATGGAGCGGTGCGAAAGCCTTCGGAGGATGTGATTCCCTGAGCGGCCCAAAGCAGTTGAGCCAGTTCGGTTTTGGTCAGAGATTCCTGTGAAAACTCCCGGATCGAGCGTCGCTCGGCCAGAAGTCTCTCGAGGGATACGGTTCCATCAAGAGACGGAGCGGGGAGCGCGATGCGGGTGCCGGATTTCGCGGAAGCATCGCCGGTTGCGAGTTCAGCCGCATGTTCGCCCAGCATCGGTACGAACCGCACGGGCATGGTTTTATGCCGCGCGATTTCGCCCTGCGCGTCTTTGTCGAGTACCGTCACCCATTGCAGAGCGTCATCGCCCTCGGGCATCACCAGCCGCCCGTTCGGAGCAAGTTGGTCAAGCAGCGGCGGCGGAACGGTGGGGACCGCAAAAGTAATGATGATCCGGTCGAAAGGCGCGCGCTCGGGCCAGCCGTCGTAGCCGTCTCCGGCCCGGACGTATACGTTTTCGTAGCCGAGTTCCTGCAAAACACTCGCCGCCCGCTCGGCGAGTTCGGGAACGATCTCGACCGAGTACACTTCCTTCGCCAGCTCTCCTAAGACCGCCGCCTGATAGCCGCTGCCGGTTCCCAGTTCGAGCACGCGATGACCGGCATGCACTTCCAGACGCTCGGTCATGTAGGCCACCACCAGCGGTTGTGAGATCGTCTGATCGTAGCCGATGGGCAGCGGACGATCAGCGTAGGCCAGCCGCTTAACGTTCTCGGGCACGAAGGCGTGGCGCGGCACCCACTGCATAGCAGCTAAGACGCGCGGGCTGTTGACTTCGCCAAGCTGATCCCGCACCATTGCTTCGCGCTCGGTCACACGTTCCGTGAACGCCGGATGAAACGCTCCCGACCTTCCATCAACCGCCGATGCAGGACTGAAAATCGCGGCCGCCAGAAAAATTGTCAGGAAACGCAGCAAGATCATGACCTTACCATCCGCAATTGAGCCGGGCACTTGGGCTGTGTCATTCCCGGAGGAGGACACGCCCGATTCTTCCCGCTATGATTTGGAACAACATAACAAAATACCGCGAAATCGGCAAACCGGACCTCGCCCCGCCTCCGTAAGTTCCCACGTTTCGGGAGACTTGTGGAAGCAGATGTTCCTCAGACAGAGAATCAAAGAAAATTCTCCACTTTCTGGTCAGCTATTGACAATTCACAAAGTGAAACATACATTACTAATAGATCATTCATGTCCATGTGTCCTTAATCCGTTTCTCTGGAACAGTAGGAAAGAGGAGGATGTTGTGAAGAAAGTGATTGGTTTTGTGTGCTTTGCGCTACTCCTGCCGGGACTTGTCGGAGCGGCGGGGAAAGGGGCAACTCCAACAAGATCGGTTGTCCCCGAACATGAGGGCCGGTACTCGCTGGGTCAGGGTGGGGAAACGTGCTTGGAAGCCTTTGATTTGACATTGGCCGGACATGTCGTTCCGTTTTCGATCTCCGGTACGACAGCCGACGCAATCAACGACTACAGCGCTTCCGGTCTCGGTCCGCTGGCGCCGCCGTGCTGGGAAGGCCTCTATAATGAGAGTCTGAGCTGTGCGGGGCCGGACGTCGTTTACCAATGGACGGTTCCCGCCGACGGGGAGTACGTGTTTTCGCTGTGCGGCAGTCTCTATGATACGGGTCTCTTGATTATGCAGCCGAATTGCCCGCTCTCACCGGCCGATTACCTTTGCGGAAACGACGACGCCTGTGGGTTGCAGTCGGAACTTGCGGTGACGCTTCCCGCCGGGCAGGAAATCTTCATCGTGGTGGATGGCTATGCCTCGGCGGCGGGAGACTATACTCTCACGGTAGCCGTCTCGGAACCGCCGCTTCCGCCGTGCACGGTTTTTGATTCGTTCTTTGACATCTTTACGCTGATAGATCCCGAACGAGTGATCGGCAGCCACGTGCTGAATACGACGCTGGTGCCGGGAACGATGAACCACGTACTCGGCCGGAGTCTGCTGATCGGAACTCCCAACAACGACAACACCGCGCTGGAATTTCTGGCCGTCAAACTCGATCAGTATCTGCCATTGGGCGGGCCGGTTCCCGAGTTCGTGTTCTCGCTCAGTCCATTGGAGATTTCGCTGAGTCAGCCGGTTTCCTTCTGCGTGGTGGAACGAGCGCTGGGAGTCGAGCGGGAAGAGCTGCCGATGCCGCCGGTGCTGTCCGATGCGGAAGAGCCGTTGATTCTGCTGGCCGGACAATTCAGCTCTCAGATCGCCGCCTATGATCTGCACGGAAACCTGCGAGCCGGGCCGTATACCGGCGGGGACATGGGGATTCCCACGTTTTACCCCAGTGCCATCACCTTTGACGACGATCATCTGTTGCTCTATGCTCTCGATCAGCAGCAGGGATTGATTCATACGATTTTCATGCCGTTTGACGAACCGCCGGTTCTCATCGCGTCGGCTCCGGTGCCGGATCCGATTCCGCTGTCGGCGCGAATCGAAGGCATGTGGTCGGTGGACTCCTTCTTCGACATCTACTATACTATCGAGTTTCCTTCCGGCGCGGAGCTGCACGGTTTGAACATGTCGGAGCCATTGGCACCCGCGCCGCTTCCGCCGTGCGAGATACCGATCGAAATTGTGTCGCTGGATCTCTCGAGCGGCTACGGTCCGATCGGTGTGGGGCAGTTGGTGGGAGTGCGGCAAGCATTCAC from bacterium includes:
- a CDS encoding protein-L-isoaspartate(D-aspartate) O-methyltransferase, with the protein product MILLRFLTIFLAAAIFSPASAVDGRSGAFHPAFTERVTEREAMVRDQLGEVNSPRVLAAMQWVPRHAFVPENVKRLAYADRPLPIGYDQTISQPLVVAYMTERLEVHAGHRVLELGTGSGYQAAVLGELAKEVYSVEIVPELAERAASVLQELGYENVYVRAGDGYDGWPERAPFDRIIITFAVPTVPPPLLDQLAPNGRLVMPEGDDALQWVTVLDKDAQGEIARHKTMPVRFVPMLGEHAAELATGDASAKSGTRIALPAPSLDGTVSLERLLAERRSIREFSQESLTKTELAQLLWAAQGITSSEGFRTAPSAGATFPTEIYAVIKRVSGLEPGVYHYFPSFTLGAHTLEPVFLGDPMPKLALAAPQSAVEQSAVAIVVTAVVERTARRYGTRAQRYVTLEAGHVAQNVLLQAEALGLGAVPIGAFHDETLQELVQTKADALYLLCIGRKVK